DNA from Gammaproteobacteria bacterium:
GACCTGGCCCGCCAATACGCCATGCCGGTGTACGCTCCCGCCGCGGAACGCATTCCCGGCGCGACCCGGGCCCTGTCCGATGGCGACACCGTTGCCGTTCCCGGTTTTCCGGTATTTCAGGTGCTGGGCGTCCCCGGCCACACCCCGGGTCATATTGCCTTTTTGAGCGACAACGCTCTGTTTTGCGGAGACACCCTGTTTGGCGGGGGATGCGGGCGTCTGCTGGGAGGTACTGCCGCGCAGCTGCATGCCTCGCTGCTCCGCCTCGCCGGACTGCCGGATGAAACGCTGATCTATTGTGCCCACGAATACACCCTGGATAACCTGCGCTTCGCCCTGAATGTGGAGCCCGCCAACGCCGCGTTGCAGACCCGCCTGGAGCGCGACACGCAGCGCCGCCGGGCCGGCTTGCCCACTCTTCCTTCCTCCCTGGGCGAGGAAAAACGCACAAACCCCTTTTTGCGCTGCCATCGGCCTGCGGTGGCCGCTGCGGCAAGCGCCCACGCCGGGCGGCAACTGGACACCCCCGCGGAGGTGTTCGCCGCGCTGCGCC
Protein-coding regions in this window:
- the gloB gene encoding hydroxyacylglutathione hydrolase, which produces DLARQYAMPVYAPAAERIPGATRALSDGDTVAVPGFPVFQVLGVPGHTPGHIAFLSDNALFCGDTLFGGGCGRLLGGTAAQLHASLLRLAGLPDETLIYCAHEYTLDNLRFALNVEPANAALQTRLERDTQRRRAGLPTLPSSLGEEKRTNPFLRCHRPAVAAAASAHAGRQLDTPAEVFAALRRWKDHWHGQSA